The following coding sequences lie in one Streptomyces sp. NBC_00510 genomic window:
- a CDS encoding alpha/beta hydrolase produces MIDRRSFGKVFGAGAAAASLAGLSGLASQPVSAATSHGPRPATGGPAPVRGTYTSLGALKQVDAGVLNIGYAESGPADGPVVILLHGWPYDIHSYVDVAPLLAAEGYRVIVPHLRGHGTTRFLSPRAFRNAQQSVVALDVIALMNALRIEKAVLAGYDWGSRTADIIAAVWPERCKALVSVTGYLITNREANRQPLPPKAEWAWWYQYYFSTERGRLGLEENRQDLARLVWQFNSPTWEFDDATFRRTAASFENPDYVAIVLHNYRWRLGLEKGDPRYDRLERRLAAGPMIGVPTITLDGEADPFTPAGEGAAYRAKFSGKYAHRTLKGIGHNVPQEAPEAFAAAVVDVDTF; encoded by the coding sequence ATGATCGACAGGCGGAGCTTCGGCAAGGTTTTCGGTGCGGGCGCGGCCGCGGCGTCGCTCGCGGGGCTGTCGGGCCTCGCGTCACAGCCCGTCTCGGCGGCGACGTCGCACGGGCCGCGGCCGGCCACCGGGGGACCCGCACCCGTCCGGGGGACCTACACCTCCCTCGGCGCCCTCAAGCAGGTCGACGCCGGCGTCCTGAACATCGGTTACGCCGAGTCCGGCCCCGCCGACGGCCCCGTGGTGATACTCCTGCACGGCTGGCCGTACGACATCCACAGCTACGTCGACGTCGCGCCCCTGCTGGCGGCGGAGGGCTACCGCGTCATCGTCCCGCACCTGCGCGGCCACGGCACGACGCGCTTCCTCTCCCCCAGGGCCTTCCGCAACGCCCAGCAGTCGGTGGTCGCACTCGACGTCATCGCCCTGATGAACGCCCTGCGGATCGAGAAGGCGGTCCTCGCCGGCTACGACTGGGGCTCGCGGACCGCCGACATCATCGCCGCGGTCTGGCCGGAGCGCTGCAAGGCCCTGGTCTCCGTCACCGGTTACCTGATCACCAACCGCGAGGCGAACAGGCAGCCGCTGCCGCCCAAGGCGGAGTGGGCATGGTGGTACCAGTACTACTTCTCGACCGAGCGCGGCCGGCTCGGCCTGGAGGAGAACCGGCAGGACCTCGCCCGGCTGGTCTGGCAGTTCAACTCCCCCACGTGGGAGTTCGACGACGCCACGTTCCGCCGCACCGCGGCGTCCTTCGAGAACCCGGACTACGTCGCCATCGTGCTCCACAACTACCGCTGGCGGCTCGGCCTCGAGAAGGGCGATCCGCGCTACGACCGCCTGGAGCGGCGCCTTGCCGCGGGCCCGATGATCGGGGTGCCCACCATCACGCTCGACGGCGAGGCCGACCCGTTCACCCCGGCCGGGGAGGGGGCCGCCTACCGCGCCAAGTTCTCGGGGAAGTACGCCCACCGCACGCTGAAGGGCATCGGCCACAACGTCCCCCAGGAAGCGCCGGAGGCCTTCGCCGCGGCCGTCGTCGACGTCGACACCTTCTGA
- a CDS encoding HAD-IA family hydrolase: MSHRTGLILDFGGVLTTPLLPAVLAFERREGLAEGACITALYLDEEGTRRTHDLERGAITQVEWNVAAARSLGVAPDNLMGRIFADLRPETALIDAAAAARRAGVRVGILSNSVGFAPWDLYDGYDLEGSYDAVVISEHHGMRKPESAIFELALEKLGLPAEACVFVDDTEQYLAPAAQLGLAGVHAKDPKETIAQLEVLLGVALT; the protein is encoded by the coding sequence ATGTCCCACCGCACCGGCCTGATCCTCGACTTCGGCGGTGTCCTCACCACGCCGCTGCTGCCCGCCGTGCTCGCCTTCGAGCGGCGCGAGGGACTGGCCGAGGGCGCGTGCATCACCGCGCTCTACCTCGACGAGGAGGGGACCCGGCGCACCCACGACCTCGAACGCGGCGCGATCACCCAGGTGGAGTGGAACGTCGCGGCGGCCCGCAGCCTCGGCGTGGCCCCCGACAACCTCATGGGCCGGATCTTCGCCGACCTCCGTCCCGAGACGGCCCTGATCGACGCCGCGGCCGCCGCCCGGCGCGCCGGGGTGCGCGTGGGGATCCTGTCCAACTCCGTGGGCTTCGCGCCGTGGGACCTCTACGACGGCTACGACCTGGAGGGGTCGTACGACGCTGTGGTCATCTCCGAGCACCACGGGATGCGCAAGCCCGAGTCCGCCATCTTCGAACTGGCGCTGGAGAAGCTCGGTCTGCCCGCCGAGGCCTGCGTGTTCGTCGACGACACCGAGCAGTACCTGGCGCCCGCGGCGCAACTGGGGCTCGCGGGCGTCCACGCCAAGGACCCCAAGGAGACCATCGCACAGCTGGAGGTCCTGCTCGGCGTCGCCCTGACCTGA
- a CDS encoding nitronate monooxygenase: MVSPLAALGVDAPVLAAPMAGGPTTPALVTAAARAGGLGFLPGGYRTPAALAEQIAAVRPEGVPFGVNLFAPNPVPVDPDAFRRYARAIAPDAGTHGIDAPAAEIVEDDDHWADKVDLLLSDPVPVVSFTFGIPQASVVSALRAAGSLVVLTVTSAAEARAAAEAGADVLAVQASAAGGHSGTLTPQHVPAAVPLEELLGEVRAAVHLPLVAAGGLATPAAVAGALRAGADAVMVGTVLLRAEEAGTSAPHRAALADPARTGTVVTRAFTGRPARALRNAFTDRHTGHAPAGYPALHHLTSPMRKAAAAAGDPERINLWAGTGYRHATEEPAERILRRLASGI, translated from the coding sequence ATGGTCTCGCCACTGGCCGCACTCGGGGTCGACGCCCCGGTCCTCGCCGCGCCGATGGCCGGCGGTCCCACCACCCCCGCACTGGTCACCGCGGCCGCCCGAGCAGGCGGCCTGGGCTTCCTGCCCGGCGGATACCGCACCCCCGCGGCGCTGGCCGAGCAGATCGCCGCGGTCCGGCCCGAAGGGGTGCCCTTCGGCGTCAACCTCTTCGCACCCAACCCCGTCCCGGTGGACCCCGACGCCTTCCGGCGCTACGCCCGCGCCATCGCGCCCGACGCCGGGACGCACGGCATCGACGCGCCGGCGGCGGAGATCGTCGAGGACGACGACCACTGGGCGGACAAGGTCGACCTGCTGCTCTCCGACCCGGTCCCGGTGGTGAGCTTCACCTTCGGCATCCCGCAGGCCTCGGTCGTCTCCGCGCTGCGCGCCGCCGGAAGCCTGGTCGTCCTGACCGTCACCTCGGCCGCGGAGGCCCGGGCGGCCGCGGAGGCGGGCGCGGACGTCCTGGCCGTGCAGGCGTCCGCCGCGGGCGGGCATTCCGGCACACTCACCCCGCAGCACGTACCGGCGGCCGTCCCCCTCGAGGAACTGCTCGGCGAGGTGCGTGCGGCGGTGCACCTGCCGCTCGTCGCCGCCGGGGGCCTGGCGACCCCGGCCGCCGTGGCCGGTGCGCTGCGGGCCGGAGCCGACGCGGTCATGGTCGGCACCGTCCTGCTGCGCGCCGAGGAGGCCGGCACCTCCGCGCCGCACCGGGCGGCGCTGGCCGATCCGGCACGCACCGGGACGGTGGTGACCCGGGCGTTCACGGGCCGTCCGGCGAGGGCACTGCGCAACGCCTTCACCGACCGCCACACCGGCCACGCGCCGGCCGGCTACCCGGCCCTGCACCACCTGACCAGCCCGATGCGCAAGGCGGCCGCCGCCGCGGGCGACCCCGAGCGGATCAACCTGTGGGCGGGCACGGGCTACCGTCACGCCACCGAGGAGCCCGCGGAGCGGATCCTGCGGCGGCTGGCGTCCGGAATCTGA
- a CDS encoding SgcJ/EcaC family oxidoreductase — MSADPKDAANDPMRETLSRWKAAFDGHRPDEMAELFTADALFQGFGPDTTAGRDAVRAYYEAVTEDRWADVGKVQGYRVGDQVAGGFADVVFRGAEGWEAAVHLSLVLQREGDDWLIRAYHVSRIVTDH; from the coding sequence ATGAGCGCTGACCCGAAGGACGCCGCGAACGACCCGATGCGCGAGACGCTGTCCCGCTGGAAGGCCGCCTTCGACGGCCACCGGCCGGACGAGATGGCCGAGTTGTTCACCGCGGACGCCCTGTTCCAGGGGTTCGGGCCCGACACCACGGCCGGCCGGGACGCGGTCCGCGCCTACTACGAGGCCGTGACGGAGGACCGCTGGGCGGACGTGGGGAAGGTGCAGGGCTACCGCGTCGGCGACCAGGTGGCCGGCGGCTTCGCCGACGTCGTCTTCCGGGGCGCGGAGGGCTGGGAGGCCGCCGTGCACCTCTCGCTGGTCCTGCAGCGCGAGGGTGACGACTGGCTGATCCGCGCCTACCACGTCTCGCGGATCGTCACCGACCACTGA